catttgatttccggtgtgtcacggaaacttacggattgtgcatcaatatttttttggtttttcggcatgtcctggaatttcacaaattgcctaatgatgggtgccaagcacctcacgaggaccaaagaatggtcgcacgtcatcgagcaaaggtccccggacgaaattagggtatgacacctagGCTATGGGAAACCAGAATAGAGGAGAATCTACTGGTTCTACTAGAGTTGCCGAGTATCAAGGGTTGGATCGCTTCCAAAGAAACAATCCCCCTGCTTTCAATGGAGGATGCAACCCTGATGGTGCTCAGATTTGGATATGTGAGATTGAGAAAATCTTCCGAGTGATGGCATGCCTTGAGGAGCAAAAGGTTACTTTTGGCACCTACACTTTGGTAAAAGAAGCTGAGTAATGGTGGGAGAACACTCGCCAATGCAGGGAGGCAGAAGGTCAACTTGTGACTTGGGAAACCTTCAAGAGGGTATTTCTAGAGAAATACTTCCCTGAAGATGTTAGGAACAAGAAGGAGATGGAATTCCTTGAGCTCAAGCAAGGGAACACGACTGTAGCTTAATACGTAGCCAAGTTTGAAGAGCTAGTGAGGTATTTTCCTCATTACCAAGGAAGGGATGGTGAAAGCTCAAAATGTGTGAAGTTTCTGAATGGCCTGTGATCTGAGGTGAAGCAAGCTGTGAATTATCAAGGTGTTCGTCAATTCCCACTATTGGTGAACATGTGTAGAATCTGGGATGAAGACTCCCGAGACAGGGCAGCATATTATCGGAGTACGGGTTCaatgaagaacaagaagaatGAATCCCAAAATCACGGAAAACCATACTCGACCCCTCCTAAGCATTATGGTAATCGCCCTAGCAATCAGAGGACTACTGCTATGGGGTTTTCTGGTGGTAGTGATAGCAAACCCACTACTTCCTCAATTCAAATAGTTTGTTACAGGTGTGGTAAGTCAGGCCATATTTCTTCAAATTGTGAAGACAAAGATATGACTTGTTTCAACTACAGATAGAAGGGCCATATTCAGAGGGATTGCCCAAATCCCAAGAAGGAATGAAATGGTGGAGGTCTGAATGACCAAACTAGACATCGAAAAGCCACGAGAAGAGTCTTTACTCTTAATGGCATTGAAGCTTCGAAATATAAAGATCTAATCCAAGGTAAATGTTTCATAAGTGGGATTCCCTTACTTGTGCTATTTGATTTTGGTGCAACCCATTCCTTTTTATCTTGTTCTTGTGTAGAGAAACTTAAGCTTTATGtgtcttctttaaataaatatctgGTAGTAGAGACCCAAACTAGTGGTTTTGTGTTAACTTCTAATATATGTTTGAATTGTCCTGTGGAAATTTCTGGTAGAACATTCTTAATTGATTTGTTCTGTTTGCCTTTGAgccaaattgatgttattttgggtatggactggttatcttccaatcatgtctTGTTAAACTATTTTGATAAAACAATGATGTTTGATGATTCTGGAGTGAGTAAGGATGAAATGTTTATCTTTGCCAACCAAGTTTTGACAACTTTAAAAGAAGATTCTCAAGTGTACATGATCTTGTCTAACCCAGAAGTAGAGATTAAGGTTTCCATGTGTGACCTCCCTATTGTCAGAAAGTTTCCTGAAGTGTTTCCTGAGGAAATATCTGGTTTACCACCtaagagagagatagagttttcGATTGACCTGGTACCCAGTGGtggacccatatccatagcCCCTTATAGGATGCCTACTATAGAGTTAGCTGAGCTTAAGAAGTAGTaagaggagttgttggataagcATTTTGTTAGACCTAGTCTGTCTCCGTGGGGAGCACCAGTGTtgttagtgaagaagaaagatgggaccatgaggttgtgtgtagactaccgctAGTTGAATAAGGTAACGATTAAGAATATGTACCTTTTTCCTATAATAGACGACCTTATGGACCAGCTGGTAGGGGCTTGTGTGTTTAGCAAGATTGACCTTAGATCAGGTTACCACCAGATTCGAGTGAAGTCTTAGGATATTTCAAAGAATGCTTTTAGGACCCATTATGGTCACTAGGAGTATCTAGTCATGCCCTTTGGTGTAACTAATGCCCCTGGTGTGTTTATGGATTACATGAATAGGATCTTTCACCCTTATCTTGATAGTTTTGTGGTAGTGttcatagatgatattttggtatactccAAGACTAGAGAGGAGCATGAAGAACACTTGAGGATTGTGCTGCAAACCCTTAGGAATCGACAACTttatgctaagttgtccaagtgtgagttTTGGTTAGATAAAGTTAGTTTCCTAGGACATCTGATATCCCAAGGCGGTATAGGTGTAGATCCTTATAAGATAGAAGTTGTACTTAAGTGGGAGAATCCTAAGTCTGTGTTTGAAATTAGGAGTTTTCTGGGTTTGGCTGGATATTACCGAAGATTCATAAGAGGCTTCTTCATGTTAGCCTTGCCTTTGACTAAGTTGACTCATAAAggtcaagcttttgtgtgggatGCCCAGTCTGAGCATAGTTTCCAAACCCTTAAGGAAAAGTTGACGACCGCTCTTGTATTAGTTTTGCCTAACCCAAGAGAACCCTttgaggtgtattgtgatgcatcaaagatgggtttaggaGGAGTGTTGATGAATAATGGTCAGGTAGTGGCCTATGGTTCTAGACAACTCAAGACTCGAGATGAATTATCCTACCCATGATCTGGAGTTAGCTGCTGTAGTTTTTTCTCTTAAGATGAGGAGGCATTACTTGTTCGGCTCCAAGTTTGAAGTGTTTAGCGATCTTAATAGCCTTAAGTATTTGTTTAGTTAGAAAGAGCTCAACATGCATAAgaggagatggttagagttACTTAAGGActatgattttgagcttagctatcATCCTGGCAAAGCCAATGTAATGGCTGACTCCTTGAGTAGGAAATCCCTATATATATCTTCCTTGATGGTTAGAGAGCTGGATCTCCTAGAACAATTTAGGAAACTTAGCCTTGTGTGTGAGGTTACCCCTAATAGCGTGAGATTGGGAGTCTTAAGGATCACCAGTGAACTACTTGGAGATATTAAAGAGGGCCAGAAGACTGATCCTTTCCTAAGGACTTAGTTAGAAGCTATAAAGCTAGGGAGAGATAGTAGTTTCAATGTGAGATCAGATGGAGTCTTGAGACTTCAAGATAGGATTTGTGTTCCTAATGTGCCAGAACTTAGGAAGATGATCTTAGAGGAATGTCATAGGAGCAACCTGAGCATCCACCCTGGTGTTACCAAGATTTATCAGGAtctaaaaataatgttttgatGGCCCAACATAAAGAGAGAGGTTAGCGAGTTTGTATATACGTGTTTAGTCTGCCAgaaggctaagatagaacatTAGAGACCTTTAGGTAAGTTACAACCCTTAGAGATACCCCAGTGGAAGTGGGACAATATCTCCATGGATTGTTGTAGGATTACTGATCGTTGCCCGGCAAGTGTACCGGGGCACGCAAGTAGTATTAAAACGGTAAGAATACCGAGTATCgatctcagggaacttgttttacttggtaaaagTTGTCATTTGGCGAGCAGGCATTGGTGATACAATTAATGgttaaaaagagaaataaaagtatGATCTATTCTAAATGAACGCGAGTAaagtgagtaatgatgtgtgaaaacaaatatgcGAATGTGTTGGTTCCTCCTACAGGGTATTTTGATGTAATTTAAGGATATTTCTCTACTTAACAGTGCTTCTGTATTCTATGCTAAGGTCCTAActactaaaccccgatgtctcatgagtttagcctaatcctaaatAGATATGAAAGATTTTACATCATTTACTCTGTAGAAGTtcccaactgaggatttagccttccattgcgGGGAAACTCCTTTTTACAAGtttaaagaagagaagaagagaaattgAAAAAGTACAAAATGGTGGAGATGTCTTCTCCACCTCTAAAATCCTCACAATCTCTCAAAAGCTCCGTCAAAGCTCTTCAAGATGCCTCCTTTGATTTGCTCAGTTGCCTCTAGGTCCGCACACTCAAAAAACTCCCTTCCAATTCTGTGTTTTAAGGTTTTATATGGAAATCCTGTCGGTGGCCTCTCGTTGAGCACCAATCTCGCGCTTCGCGCGCATTAGTGAACTGTGGTTCAGTGCTAATCGCGCACTTGGCCTTGAAGATGACGGATGACTCACTTAGCGAGCGACAACGCGCTGAGCGCGTGCttgccccaaatttgggggagtcaCATCTCAAAGCAAGtttgccccaaatttgggggagctACTGGGTAAAAAGGAATGGAATGGTAAGAACAGAGCAACACACACAGTCAAATCGCAAATTTGAGGGAGCTACTGGGTAAAAAGGAATGCAATGGTAAGAGCAGAGAAGCACACACGGTCAAAtgtattcaaaaaaataaaccaactgtaagtataaaataaaagtgtatgTGTGTGTTGCTATTGATTGAAAAGGAAGCTAAATGTAAAAGGGGGGCATGTAATAGGGTtgggaataaaaagaaaaaggttgatCTATGGAtaaatgctctcctagaatctaagcttttgcatcctataaaaaccatgaattatttgcagcccagcctcattacaagcctaagAGCAGAGAAGCACACACAgtcaaatgtattaaaaaaaaccaactgtaagtataaaataaaaactgtgTGTGTGCTGCTATTGAAAGAAAAGGAAGCTGAATGTAAAAAGAGGGCAAGTAATAGGGTtgggaataaaaagaaaaaagttgatttatggatgaatgctctcctagaatctaagcttttgcatcctagaaaaaccatgaattattTGCAGCCctgcctcattacaagcctaagaaaagtccttctgattcaatTTGTGTGTTTATAAATGTATGACATGAGATGAATTGCAAAGGTTGAGATCCGTGTTAGTTTTTGATGATTAAAtaagcttaaacacttgtgcgtgagtgaaacaatgaccgTGAGGCTTTGGgtaatgatccttccttgatatctgccattcttactagcttatttcagttgtgagTCCTAATAAAaatgttcctatctttgaaaagctgcatgtttTGTGAAGGACTGTTGATTGAAGCATTTTATGACATTCatttcatgtgattgaattcgCTTGAGTCaaatgtaacgacccgcctcgtcgctacagtatccacactctaatatttgataatttcaatttttataaaaagaactcccttaattttttattatgaaaatagaagtgattttgtcacaacataaattcatccaacaacacgccattacttaagtgaatatgcataattacatagaaacaataattcggtatatggcatacacataacgaaaattaaatatgttcatatatatatataattaaaattccagttttacatctttaactcaacaaaataaaacttaaaaaccaactacggaggagttgattacaaaacacaactctctcccaaaataacgccaacgtcatcacgtcggctcggcggctcctcaccagaatcttactccctacaccctgccactgtcattctgctcccacgaacaaggttcgtgatcatcacaggtatcaacgacacgatacaaaattgcaagggtgaatttattataaaagaaccaataccaattccaaataaccacaattagcaaggaacataggcaaacatgataagcatacacaacaatcattattcaacactcatatccaacaaatattcatcattcacatccaacaattactcatcatccatccatggacccaatcaagactgcacagaatgatgcatgcacctaactcaacactcagatgcaatgtggtacgtaccaacaacaaccaaacctcaggaaatagcctaagcgtgtccacacgacactctcacttagggaactgtgctgagtttgtcgagaccacccggttgtgcacgtaatagcccccctcccataggtgatcagcctgggagcccaaaggtgttccctaccaggtgacagccccctagtacaaagtacacttggccacagttactctatttcctgtgtcgtatgagctatgatcatggctaaaagtaagtgccaaagatcatggaccaattaaagcacctaagcatcccctcataaatgcttagattctctaaccatgctagttacccacgtctgggccatccgacaaggtcagtgcactctacccccccatgacatacacttcatacgacgtatgatcgtggccaaaagctagtgccaaagacccctggaaggtcagtgcacagtgccccccacgatcatacacaaaatcaaacgtatgaacgtggccaaaagctagtgccaaagaccctgaaaggtcagtgcacagtgccccccacgaacatacacaacatgcacatgccaatgcatttccaacatcaatcaacaaatcgtatttccatgtcattcacaacataaatatcatctcatctcaatgacgttatcaacaacaacaacaacctcatttcatattcacgtattcatcaataataaaaattcatgttgacatggtctttattaacaacatcatctcaaatcaatatcatcataattatcattatcatcacatatcaattaaaatcctcaatagcaacatcaacaacaattcaaacaaacacaacaatatcatttccacacgcacggtcttcaaacaacatatttcaaacaaccaaaacaatatcattcatcacaatacatatatatatatatatatatatatatatatatatatatatgtatatatatatatatcgcatcccattagttaaaacgtaattttctttgaagaaaaattagtatgcaacagggacaggcagatatcctcatagctaggttccctgaccctaactatggtgttaaaacggtaaattttataataaactccccttacctatcgtgTGCTACCCCATGGATTCCTCGTCAcatcacttgaagattcctttttgtccttgctcgtcaattccacacaagcctctaccgtgccaaaacgaaggagacttagtatggatttcaaaaaacaaagctagtaacagtgctctgggtcaaacacccacatcactacatgaaagagctgagagtatttcgggttttacaaaggaacataatttggaaattccgaccatgccaatgtgaccggggtttagtgtaggttacgaaaataacatgcatttcatgaaaggataacgtttacaaagtctctttctctaaggtttttcaaaggaagcataagacatgcaatggtggttccaaagtcagaaaagatgcaaagacaagatgaaactaataagaaacaagcatagagccatggttacctcgaaagaaaacgaaagatcagattagggttttcgttctctaccgaaaccgcaagccaagttggaaattctgcttcggttgaagggttcctctcggtgtgggttttcaacagagaacaatgatggtttgtggtggctaatggtggatgtgggtgatggagaaagtacttggaactttagaaatggatttggaagaaagaaagaagaagaaatggcatttttcctaagctacaagaaagcaaaggctgaaatgcttaaataagagatgctctcgggaacggaagcttctagcacactccagatattttctcaaagatcccaacggttagATAATGAACAAGTGTCTTTTGaagttgcagaccaaatttcgagaagatccaacggttaacgaaggctgggaagcatttttaccgaggcagcttcatgtagctttctctagaagtttcattaagaggcttcctctagaagcttcctcgtggcttctttgagaagctttctcaagaggcttctttgagaagctacatccttatctatccacccctctattaactaaattaactttcttaaaaataattacggatgaaaataacgcaacaaataatcaaacatcaaacataattactaataatatatagatatatatatatcagggtgttacaactctcccacccttttagaaatttcgtCCTCGAAATTTACCTTACTCAAACAAGGATGGGTGGGCTTCTCGCATCTGACTTTCTAATTCCCACGTGGCATCTTCTCCTGATGCACCTCCCCATATCACCTTGACCAACAGAATCTCTTTCCCTCTTAGGTgttttgttcgcctatcctcgatcctcaaaggcaatgtttcatatgtcaaattCTCCTTCACTTGTACATCATCCAATTCAATCACATGGGATGGATCACGGATATACTTATGgagttgagacacatgaaagacattgtgaagattagaaagagACGGGGGTAGTGCAATTTAGTATGCCACAGGGCCAACTTTcttaagaatttggaaaggaccaataaagcgaggtgtgagttttcaggatttcaatgctcgaccaaccccagtccatggagtgactctcaagaatacatgatcaccaacctcgAATTCCAGATCTTTCCTCCTCTTATCATGATAACTTTTCTGCCTACTCTGAGCAGTTCTCATCCTTTCCTGAATTAACTTAACTTTCTCAGTGGTTTGTTGTACCACTTCTGGTCCTAAGGTGAGGCCTTCTTCGGGCTCTAACCAACATAGGGGTGTTCTACAGCTTctaccatacaaagcttcataGGGAGCCATGCCAATGGTAGAATGAAAACTATTGTTATAAGTGAACTCTATCAATGGAAGAAAACCCTCCCAACTTCCCTTCTGCTCTAAGACACATGCTCTTAAAAGGTCCTCCAATGACTGAATGGTCCGTTCAGTTTGGCCATCAGTCTGAGGATGGTAGGCTGAACTCAGTCTAAGCTTGGTTCCCAACGCTCTGTTCAAGCTCTCCCAAAACCTAGAGGTAAATCTAGGATCTCTATCAGATACTAtgctagatggcacaccatgtaaCCTGACAACCTCACTTATATACAAGGTAGTCAACTTTTCCAAGGAAAATCTGATATTAATGGGAATGAAGTGAGTAGACTTAGTCAATCTGTCAACAATAACCCATATAGAATCTAAACCTCTAGGGGTTCTAGGTAGTCCTAccacaaaatccatggaaatactgtcccacttccactggggtatctctaagggttgtaacttccctgaaggtctctgatgttctatcttagccttcTGACAGACTAGGCATGCATACACAAACTCACtaacctctctcttcatgttgggccaccaaaacatcatctttaaatcatgatacatcttggtagcaccaGGATGGATGCTCAAATTACTCCTATGTCCTTCCTCTAAGATCATCTTCCTAAGTTCAGGCACATTCGGAACACAAATCCTATCTCAAAGTTTCAAAACTCTATCTAATCCAACATTGAAACTACTGTCCCTTCCTGACTCTATAGCCTCTA
The Glycine max cultivar Williams 82 chromosome 16, Glycine_max_v4.0, whole genome shotgun sequence genome window above contains:
- the LOC106796408 gene encoding uncharacterized mitochondrial protein AtMg00860-like, producing MPFGVTNAPGVFMDYMNRIFHPYLDSFVVVFIDDILVYSKTREEHEEHLRIVLQTLRNRQLYAKLSKCEFWLDKVSFLGHLISQGGIGVDPYKIEVVLKWENPKSVFEIRSFLGLAGYYRRFIRGFFMLALPLTKLTHKGQAFVWDAQSEHSFQTLKEKLTTALVLVLPNPREPFEVYCDASKMGLGGVLMNNGQVVAYGSRQLKTRDELSYP